The window AGCTTGGGCGCGCATTCGGCCCAGTTGTCGAGCGCGGCCTGGAGCGTCGGCGCAATGTTGTCCGCCGCGCAATACCGCGTCACGTCCTTCGACACGACAACGAGTTTGCCGTCACGACCGGATTTCAGGCTGGCGAGTTTCATAGGACTTTTTCCTTCTCAGGCGTGTCGGGCTGGTTATCGGGATGGGCGGCGATAAAGGCGGGCAGCGCAAGGCAGGCCTCCTCGATCGCAGTAATACGGGGCGAAGCGGCAAAATCGTAATCGAACCGGCGGGCATTGTAGACCTGGGGTAGCAGTACCGCCTCGAACAGGCCGGGACGATCAAACAGGAAGTCGCCGGTTTCCAGCTGTTCCAGACGTTGTTCAAGCGGCACCAGCGTTTTCTCCAACCAGTGCCGGTACCAGATCCCGACCGCTTCCTTGTCCTGTTCCAGCTCGTTCGTGAGATATTTCAGAACCGGCAGG of the Alteripontixanthobacter maritimus genome contains:
- the maiA gene encoding maleylacetoacetate isomerase, whose translation is MKLYGYYRSSTSYRLRIALNLKGLDYDIEPVNLLKSEQRGDAFRARNPFAGVPMLEASGRDRAQSMAILEWLDEAHPARPLLPADIEDRYICRELAMAIATELHAPLNLPVLKYLTNELEQDKEAVGIWYRHWLEKTLVPLEQRLEQLETGDFLFDRPGLFEAVLLPQVYNARRFDYDFAASPRITAIEEACLALPAFIAAHPDNQPDTPEKEKVL